Below is a window of Tolypothrix bouteillei VB521301 DNA.
TACGTAGCTTATTTCATCGCGTTGGTGATGAATATGTGAATGAAATGTCCTTTGAGGCAGAAATGATTGTGCCTTATGAAGGGATCGACGATTTAGGACAAAGGGCAGAAGCTAGTATTACGTTTCTTCGCTACACTATTATACTTGCCTATCGAACAGATGATAGTCTTCGTTCTTTTGGATCGTTAGAAATCTTGAGAGAAGAGTTAGTTCATATTAACCTTAGTGATGCCAAAAAAAATTTACTGTTTCCTCATAATATTGAATGGCGTAAATCTGCTATTAAGGGCAGACGAACTTCATCCTTTATTTCAACTGAAGATGACAAAGGTAAAACTGTCATTAAGTTACATCAAGATGGTATTAAAGGGAAACCGTTACATCGATTAGCAATGAACTTGCCTCGAACTGTACTTTCTGTTGCCAATGCTGCTGAAAGCCCAACAGTATTGTTAGCAATTTGATGAAATCGCAATACGAAATGCCGCAGGAAATCCTCGTGGGAATCAGCCATTACAATTACCACTTATTGCAACACTTGAACAACTACCTAATCCAAAAGACATTCTTCATAAACTTTTGTACGAAGCTAGTGGATTGACAGGTCGGAGACTAAAGCAATTTTCAGTTCACGAACGCGTTTACCGACTAGCAGAACTTATAAATGATTTTTCTCCCTTAAGAGCTTTACCCGCTTTTCAAATATTGGAAGCTGAGATTGCACAAGTTATCCAAGAACAAGGTTGGTAATTTCAATCAATATAACTAACAATAGGTGTATATAGATTACTTAAATGTCTACTACATACGCTCCTCTCATCTCCCCTTATTAACCCTCTCCTAAGAAATCACAAGGTTTCTTACATCCATGAGGGACGATTGCCTCCGGCACGCTTTGCGAACGCTACCTAACAGCTTCTGTCACTCTAGGAAAAGAAAAATAAGAGCCAAATTTTTTACTCTAGACAGGGCGAGCATTTGAGCGTTTATTTTCTAACAAAATGTCTGAAATCAAGATTTTTGGGACAAACTCTTACGCTGTGAGTATTCTAGATTATTCTCTCGCGAAAGTGATAAAAGAGGGTTAAGCTACGCTCTTGTAGCGGTTCGGGAGAAAAGAAAGCCCGCAGGCGCGGGCTTTCTTTTGGAACCTTAGAATTTTATTCCAATGGCAATTTATCTAGTACAAATCTTCATCCTCATCTTCGTCATCATTGCCGTAATCGTCGTCTTCTTCCACGAGGTCATCTTCAGGATCGATCGCAGTTGCATTTGTCAGCAACAAATCATCGTCATCCAAAATGTCCTTATCGGGAGTCCGTCTGAATCCATCTCCTCCTAACGTGGATGGAGGTTCGAGTTGATACGCACGGGCTGTGCGATCGTCCAAAACCATATCGAGTGGATCGTCAACTTCATCCAAGACTCCACTACTCATATCAGTAGAGTAGTCCTCAATTGTACCTGTTTCCTCATAAGCATTGAACCCAGTACCGGCAGGAATCAGACGTCCGATAATCACGTTTTCTTTCAAACCTCGCAGCCAGTCAGATTTACCTTCAATGGCTGCTTCGGTCAAGACCCTTGTTGTTTCTTGGAAGGATGCAGCTGAAATAAAGCTGTCGGTGTTCAAAGATGCTTTGGTGATACCTAGCAACACGGGCGTATACTGTGCTCTTGCACCGCCAGTAATTGCCATAGCTTCGTTGACCTGCTCGATTTGGCGCAATTCCACCAATTCTCCAGGAAGCATTGTCGTATCTCCACCATCATCTACCCGTACTTTGGATGTCATCTGGCGGACAATCACTTCAATGTGTTTGTCAGCAATATCAATACCTTGGGATTGATAAACCGACTGCACTTCGTTCACTAAGAACGTCTGCACTTTTTGCAAGGCGAGACTTGCACAAGCATAAATTCCATCCTCAGAACCGAGATTAAAGAAAATTTCTAGAATTTCGTGAGGATTTGATGGACCGTCAGTAATTGCTTGTCCCGCAGCGACTGTTTGTCCATCTGAGAGAATCAAGTTTTGTCCGGGTCCAATTGGATAATCTGTGACAACACCATTGGACTCAATGATTTTAACAGCGATCGCTTCATCGCCATCACCGTAAACTACCTTGAGTTCTCCAGAACGACGTGCTAAAACACACGCTTCTTTTGGTTTGCGAGCTTCCAGAAGTTCCTCAATCCTCGGCAAACCTTGGATGATGTCTCCAGTTTTAGCTCGTTCAAACACCAACAGCACCAAGTTATCACCGCGCTGTACCAATCCACCGTCATCCACCTGCAACACCGCACCAGCACTGACTCGGTAAGGACGACCAACACGGATAGTCACAGTATAGGAAGTAGGAGCTGCAAGGGAGGCTTCGCCTGCTGTTGCTGCTGCTTCATCTGCCGCTACTTTCTTCACCTGTATAACTTGTCCGGATTCTTCAGCAAAGACTCCAGGAGCAATTTCTGCACCTTCGACGATTAAATCACCGGGTTTTACTTTTGGCACAGTGGTGATGTTATTAATTTTCACCAAATCGCTGTGACGCAGGATCAAACAACGGCGAACGGTTTCCGTTCCTTTTTGTACGCCCCGCACCATACCACCTTCTTTACATAAGATTTGGGTACGTGCAACGACAGCTCCCTGGGCGATGGTTTGTCCATCTTCTACCTCCAGCGCTGTCGTGGTACTACCTTGGGTAGCATCAGCCGTGATGTCGCGACGGATAACTAAGGATTCCAGAATGACCAATTGCAAGCGCTGAATCTCTGGATTGTCGGGATCGTTCAGTAATTCAATATCTGCTGCAAGGGGGGAGGCGTTATGGTCTTGTTCTCCTTCGGTCTCGATTTCCAACACGAGTTGAGTGCGGAGTAATTCTACACCTTCCACGGTCTTGACGCGCTCGGAGTCTTTGTAAGGCAAACGCTGTACGGCTCGCAGTTGAATGGAACGCCCTGTTTGCTGGCTCACTGATGTAGTCGCTGGCACATCTGGGTTGTCTGGTACGGGGAACTCAACAACCGGACGGCTTAAAAGTGCTGGTCCTTCTGGTGATTCTACGTACTCGATATACCGCAACTCGTTCTTCACCTGTCCTAGTAATTCCTCACCAGGTTGAACGAAAGTACCGTCTTTACCCATGACTGCTTCTGGGTCGTCTACCATGAGAAATTCTCCTGGTTTGATGACAACTTCCCTCAAGATGTCATTTTTCTGGGTCACTTCTATCACACCGCTGTTTTGGCAGAAGATGTCTTTCACAACTTCCGTACCAGCTTCTACAAACTGACCGTCTTCCACCATTAGCAAGGAGATATCTTTGTTCACCTCGTGGGTTTCTTCAGGAATCCACAGCAAAGTACCGCCCTGTACGACTTCGTAACCTTGCTTCGCCTTACCCTTTTTCTGAACTTCGACACCCGCGTACTTCAGCAAGCCACCAGTCCTGGTGTGATAGCGATCGTCAATTAACTCCGCTACTACTTGACCGTTTTGAACTTTAGTTCCTGGGGTGGCTCGCAGGTGAAATTCCTGGTTATTGCCAGTTTTCACTAAATAGTTGTTACGACCTTGGCTGGTTTGAGCGGTGACTGTTGCGTTATCTAACACCACCGAAGCAGTGATAATCTCAATTTCCCGCGTTCCCTTACCAGGGGTTGCTTCGGGTAACCGCACCACACCACCGTGCAATGTGGTTAACTTGGTTTCTCCTAAAACCCCATTGCTTTCTATAGTGTCGCCGTTGTTGACAACCAGCTCCGCACCAGGAGGTAAGTTATAAACTTCGCCTGACAGAATCCAAACCAAACCACCTCTTGCGGCTGTTGTAGTGGTATTACCTTGACGGTCGGTTTTTTGTTCTGGAACAACGTCAGCGAACTTCACTTCTCCAGCCAAGTCAGAAGCCACATCTTTCACCGCTTTTTCTGTGTTTGCACGAGTTGTGCGTCCACCAAGAGCGACTTCTGCTAGCAATTGACCTTTCTTAACTTTCTGTCCATCAACTACGTACAGAGTTGAACCTTGGGTAACAGCGATGTCTGTAGAGGAGGCGTTTTCCTTCTGGTCCCCAGTTGCTATTTCCAAAGAAATGTTGCCATTCATTTCTACATACTGGGCGTCTTCTCCGTGGCGGGTGCGGTAGGGTCTGAGACGCAATTTCTTGGAGTAGCGAACAGTACCTTCGCTTTCAGCACGGACTTGTTTTGCAACTTCACCTGAGAATACACCACCTGTGTGGAATGTACGCATTGTCAGCTGAGTACCCGGTTCACCGATACTCTGTGCTGCAATAATACCTACAGCTTCACCCAAATCGACCCATTCTCCATGAGCCAAACTCCAGCCATAGCAGTGTTGGCAAACAGATCTTGCTGCTTCACAGGTGAGTGGCGATCGCACCATAACTTCGGTAATGCCAGATTTTTCTATCTTCTTCGCCAATTCTTCAGAAATAGAAGTATTCCGGGTCGCAATGACTTCACCTGTGGTGGGATGGATAACATCCTCGTTTAGAACCCGTCCAAACAAGCGTGTTGACAGGGAAATTAAGGTTTTACCACCTTCTTTCATCGCCACCAGAGGAATTCCTCTAGTAGTACCGCAATCAATTTCCCGAATAATCACATCCTGAGATACGTCCACCAGACGGCGGGTAAGATAACCAGAGTCCGCCGTCCGCAGTGCTGTATCTACCAGTCCTTTTCTCGCACCGTAAGAAGAAATAATGTATTCTGTTACGGTCAGCCCTTCACGGAAATTTGTTTTAATAGGCTGGTCAATAATTTCCCCTTGAGGATCAGCCATCAATCCCCGCATTCCCACCAATTGGCGCACCTGGGAAATATTACCCCGTGCTCCAGAGAATGCCATCATGTATACAGAGTTGAGGGGGTTTGTTTTCTTAAAGTAGTTGACGACTTCATCTTTAAGCGCTTCACTCGTACCGTTCCAAGTATCAATTACTTTTTGGAACCGTTCTACTTCCGTAATTTCACCCCGTTGATAGCGTTCTTCAGTGGCTCGAATTTCTGCTTCTGCAGCTTCCAAAAGTTCTTTTTTAGAAGGTGGAACCATCAAATCATCAACACTAATGGAAACCCCTGCTTTTGTTGCATAGCGGAAACCCAAATCCTTTAATTTGTCCGCCATCATTGCCGTCCGCGCCGTACCGTAGTTAATGAAAGCCCAAGAAATCAGGTTTCTCAG
It encodes the following:
- a CDS encoding AAA family ATPase, giving the protein MLTRLKVSGFKNLVDVDVRFGPFTCVAGANGVGKSNLFDAIRFLSAIADCPLIEAALSVRDEGGKTADVRSLFHRVGDEYVNEMSFEAEMIVPYEGIDDLGQRAEASITFLRYTIILAYRTDDSLRSFGSLEILREELVHINLSDAKKNLLFPHNIEWRKSAIKGRRTSSFISTEDDKGKTVIKLHQDGIKGKPLHRLAMNLPRTVLSVANAAESPTVLLAI
- a CDS encoding DNA-directed RNA polymerase subunit beta'', whose amino-acid sequence is MTEKMIFRNRVVDKGQLRNLISWAFINYGTARTAMMADKLKDLGFRYATKAGVSISVDDLMVPPSKKELLEAAEAEIRATEERYQRGEITEVERFQKVIDTWNGTSEALKDEVVNYFKKTNPLNSVYMMAFSGARGNISQVRQLVGMRGLMADPQGEIIDQPIKTNFREGLTVTEYIISSYGARKGLVDTALRTADSGYLTRRLVDVSQDVIIREIDCGTTRGIPLVAMKEGGKTLISLSTRLFGRVLNEDVIHPTTGEVIATRNTSISEELAKKIEKSGITEVMVRSPLTCEAARSVCQHCYGWSLAHGEWVDLGEAVGIIAAQSIGEPGTQLTMRTFHTGGVFSGEVAKQVRAESEGTVRYSKKLRLRPYRTRHGEDAQYVEMNGNISLEIATGDQKENASSTDIAVTQGSTLYVVDGQKVKKGQLLAEVALGGRTTRANTEKAVKDVASDLAGEVKFADVVPEQKTDRQGNTTTTAARGGLVWILSGEVYNLPPGAELVVNNGDTIESNGVLGETKLTTLHGGVVRLPEATPGKGTREIEIITASVVLDNATVTAQTSQGRNNYLVKTGNNQEFHLRATPGTKVQNGQVVAELIDDRYHTRTGGLLKYAGVEVQKKGKAKQGYEVVQGGTLLWIPEETHEVNKDISLLMVEDGQFVEAGTEVVKDIFCQNSGVIEVTQKNDILREVVIKPGEFLMVDDPEAVMGKDGTFVQPGEELLGQVKNELRYIEYVESPEGPALLSRPVVEFPVPDNPDVPATTSVSQQTGRSIQLRAVQRLPYKDSERVKTVEGVELLRTQLVLEIETEGEQDHNASPLAADIELLNDPDNPEIQRLQLVILESLVIRRDITADATQGSTTTALEVEDGQTIAQGAVVARTQILCKEGGMVRGVQKGTETVRRCLILRHSDLVKINNITTVPKVKPGDLIVEGAEIAPGVFAEESGQVIQVKKVAADEAAATAGEASLAAPTSYTVTIRVGRPYRVSAGAVLQVDDGGLVQRGDNLVLLVFERAKTGDIIQGLPRIEELLEARKPKEACVLARRSGELKVVYGDGDEAIAVKIIESNGVVTDYPIGPGQNLILSDGQTVAAGQAITDGPSNPHEILEIFFNLGSEDGIYACASLALQKVQTFLVNEVQSVYQSQGIDIADKHIEVIVRQMTSKVRVDDGGDTTMLPGELVELRQIEQVNEAMAITGGARAQYTPVLLGITKASLNTDSFISAASFQETTRVLTEAAIEGKSDWLRGLKENVIIGRLIPAGTGFNAYEETGTIEDYSTDMSSGVLDEVDDPLDMVLDDRTARAYQLEPPSTLGGDGFRRTPDKDILDDDDLLLTNATAIDPEDDLVEEDDDYGNDDEDEDEDLY